GCGCGAAACACCGTGCCGCCCGGCGCCGGATCCCCGCCGTCCTCGCCCTCGCAGGGCTTCTGGGCGGCGGACTGCTGACCGTTTCCGCCCCGGGCGCCGCAGAAGCCGCCGAGCCCGCCTGCACCGTGACGGTCGCACCCGGCACGGAGATCGCCGACGTCGTCAACGCGAAGCCGCAGGGCGCCGTGATCTGCCTCGCGGCCGGCCGCCACACGGTCAACCGCACTATCTCGCCGAAGGCGCAGCAGGAGCTCCGGGGCCTTCCCGGTTCCATCCTGGACGGCGCCAAGCAGCTCACCGCCTGGACTCTGTACCAGCCGGCAGGTCAGCCCGCCCGCTGGCAGTCCCGCGGCAACCTCCCCGCCGCGTACACCGGACCCGGCCAGTGCGAGACCGCCGGCAGCACCACCTGCAACCTCGCCGAGGACCTGTTCTACGACGGCGCGCGACTGCGCCGCGTGAACAGCCTGGCCGCCGTCGTGCCCGGCACCTTCTTCGCCGACTACGCGAGCAACACCCTCACGGTCGGCAGCACTCCGGTGTCCCACAGTGTCCGCATGGCCCGGCTCCAGACCGCCATCTCCTCGACCCAGGCCGGGGTGAAGCTCACCGGGCTGACGGTCCAGCACTTCGCCAACCGGTCCCAGCGCGGCGCCGTGGTCGTGTCCGGCACGGACTGGCGGGTCACCGGCAACACGGTCAGCGACAACCACGGTGTGGGCATCGTGGCCGATCAGGCCGTCCGTCCGCAGATCCTGAACAACACGGTGGTCCGGAACGGCCAGCTCGGCGTGACCCTCTACCGCACCAGCAGCGCCACGGTCACGGGCAACACCGTCAACGGCAACAACACGGCGGGCTACTGGATCGCCGACTGGGAGTCCGGCGGCATCAAGACGACGTACTCGAGCGCCCTGATCCAGCGCAACACCGTCTCCGGAAATCTGGGGATCGGAATCTGGGCCGACGTGCAGTCCGACGGCATCACCGTGGACGCCAACACGATCTCCGGCAACTACGCGGACGGCGTGCGCTACGAGATCAGCCGCCACGGCGTCATCACGAACAACACCGTCACGGACAACGCGAAGCGGATGGGCCGGGGCGGCGGAACGGGCCTCTGGTCGGGGGCCGGGATCGATGTCAACACCTCGTCCAACGTGACGATCACCGGGAACGTGCTCCGGGGGAACCTCAACGGCGTCAGCCTCCAGGCCCGCAACCGAGGCACCAGCTCGTGGGGAACGTACCTGCTGAGGACCGTGACCGTGTCCGGCAACACCGTGGACATGGGCGCCGGGTCCCCGGCGACCGCCGCGACCGGCATCGTCGCCACGCCGGACCGCATCCTCACCCCCTCCGCGGCGGGGATCGCGTTCAGCCGGAACTCCTACACGCTGGCCACCAGCACCCAGAAGGGCTTCAACAAGGTCAACGCACTCGTCACATATCCTGGCTGGAAGAGCGCGGGGTTCGACTCCACCGCCAGTGTGGCGTACCTTCGCTGACATAGCCTTCGGGGTGGCGCCTTCCGGGCACCGTGAGGTGTCCGAGGGCCGGCAGGAGTGAGGGGCTGTCCATGGGGATCCAGGGCACGCAGTCCGGCAGGGGTGAGGACCACGGGATCGCCGCGTCCTTGCAGATCCTGAAAGGCAAGCAGAAGACCTCAAAGGGTGCCTCCGCGTACGTCCGGTTCTTCAACCGCCCGTTCGGACGGGTGCTCGCCGCGGTGTCCCACCGCCTGGGCCTGACCCCGAACATCGTCACGGCCATCAGCGCGCTCGCCACCTTCGGAGGACTCGCCGTGCTGGCGTTCTCCCCGGTCACGCCCGTCACAGGTCTTCTCGTGGCGGCGCTGCTGGTCCTGGGCTACGCCTTCGATTCGGCGGACGGCCAGCTGGCGCGGCTGCGCGGCGGCGGAAGTTTCGCCGGCGAGTGGCTGGACCACGTGGTGGATGCCGCCAAGATGTCCCTGTTCCATCTGGTGGTGCTGTTCGCCTGGGCGCGCACCGGCACGGAATCCGGGCTGTGGCTGGTGCTGCCCGGGGCGTACGCCTTCCTGGCGGCGTTCTTCTTCTGCACCATCATGCTCACGGATCAGCTGCGCCGTGCGCACCGCGGCTCCAGCGGCATGCGGCTGGCCGGCGAGGGCAGCTCCTCCGTGCTGTACTCGCTGGCTGTGCTGCCGACCGAATACGGAGTGCTGGCCTGCGTGTTCGTGCTGTGGGGCTGGCCGGCGGTGTTCCAGTGGGTCTACCTCGCGCTCTTCGTGTGCAATGCGCTCTTCCTGTGCCTGGCGCTGCCGAAGTGGTACCGCGAGCTGGCCGGCTTCGGCCGGACCTGAGCGGCGCCCCGTGCCCTGGCCTCCCGGCCGGTGAACACAGGACGACGACGGCGGCCGGCGGGCCGCGGACGGCCTGGGACCGCGGGGTCTCAGGCCGTCCGTGCTTCCTCCTCATGGGCATCGAGCCACTGCACGGTGCGCTCGACGCCTTCCCGCAGGCCCGTCCGCGCCCGCCAGCCGAGTCCCGTGAGGCGGGAGACGTCCATCATCTTGCGCGGGGTCCCGTCCGGCTTCGTGGCGTCCCAGACGGTCTTGCCCTCGTAGCCGACGACGTCCGCGATGAGGGCCGCGAGGTCCTTGATGCTGATCTCGGAGCCGGTGCCCACGTTCAGGTGGCGGCCGCCGTCGTAGTTGTCCAGGAGGAAGAGGCAAGCGTCCGCGCAGTCGTCCGCGTAGAGGAATTCCCGCAGCGGCGTGCCGGTGCCCCAGTTCGTGACGGTGTCCACGCCGTCGTCGCGGGCCTGCCGGTACCGCATGATCAGCGCCGGCAGCACATGGGAGACGCCCGGCCGGAAGTTGTCCCCGGGACCGTACAGGTTGCTGGGCATGGCACTGATCCACGGCAGCCCGTATTGCCGCCGGACGGCTTTGACGTACTGGATCCCGGCGATCTTGGCCACCGCGTAGGCGTCGTTGGTGACTTCCAGCTTGCCCGTGAGCAGCGCGTCCTCGGGGATCGGCTGCGGCGCGAACCGTGGATAGATGCAGCTCGATCCCAGGAAGAGGAGCTTGTGGACCCGTTGCCGCACCGCACTGTCCATGACGTTCCCCTGGATCCTCAGATTCTCGCTCAGAAAGTCCACCGGGAAATCGTTGTTGGCCTGGATGCCGCCCACTTTCGCGGCGGCCAGGGCCACGTGGCGTGGCTGATGCTCGGCGAAGAAGTCCTCCACCGCCGTCCGGTCCAGCAGATCGAGTTCCGAGGACGGCACGCCGATCAGATGCGTGAAACCGGCTCGTTCGAGGCGCCGCCAGATCGCCGATCCGATGAGCCCGCGGTGTCCGGCCACGTAGAACGGCGCGTCCCGGTCCAGGATGCCGATGTCCGCCTGAGCGGCGTCATCGGTGCCCGGCGTCTCCCCAAGGATCATGGCTGTCCGGGTGCTCATGTCAGCTCCAGACTGGCGTTCCAGGAGGGGAGCGTGACCTGGTCCACCAGATGTCCCTGCGGGCTTCCGAGCTCGGCCAGGTCATGGGCCACCATGAGGCGGGCCAGGTCCTCCGCGCCGACGGACGCCTTCCAGCCGAGGTCCACCTGGGCGTTCGTGGGATCGCCGATGAGCGAATCCACCTCGGTGGGCCGGAGGTACCGTTCATCGAACTCGACGTGGTCCCGCCAGTGCAGTCCGACGCTTCCGAAGGCGTACTCCAGGAACTGCTGCACCGTGGTGGGCGTGCTCGTGGCGAGGACGTAGTCCTGCGGGGTGTCCACCTGCAGCATGCGCCACATGCCCTCGACATACTCGGCGGCGTAGCCCCAGTCACGGATGGCGTCCAGATTTCCCAGATACAGGCGGTCCGCCTTCCCGGAGGCGATGGAGGCCACCGCCCGGGTGATCTTCCGGGTGACGAACGTGGCGCCGCGCCGCGGGGATTCATGGTTGAACAGGATCCCGTTGACGGCGAACATGCCGTAGGCCTCGCGGTAGTTGCGGGTCATCCAATAGCTGTAGACCTTCGCGGCGCCGTAGGGGGAGCGCGGATAGAACGGCGTCTCCTCGTTCTGCGGCGGCGGTGAGGCTCCGAACATCTCGGAGGTGGAGGCCTGGTAGAACCGGGTGTCCACCCCGGCGAGGCGGACGGCTTCGAGGAAGCGGGAGGTGCCCAGACCGGTGGTGTTGCCGGTGTGGATCGGCTCGTCGAAGGAGACCCGCACATGCGATTGGGCGGCCAGGTTGTAGACCTCGTCCGGCTGGATCTGTGCCAGCAGCGTGACGAGCCGGGCGCCGTCGTCCATGTCCCCGTAGTGGAGGAACAGGCGGGCATCGCTCTCGTGGGGATCCACGTAGAGGTGGTCGATGCGGGCCGTGTTGAACGCGGAGGTGCGGCGGATGAGACCGTGGACCTCGTAGCCCTTGAGTAGTAGTAGTTCGGCCAGGTAAGACCCGTCCTGGCCCGTGATTCCAGCGATGAACGCACGTCTCGCCATGTCCCTGCTCCTTAGCGATTCCTGCTGATGTCTGCACGCTACGGGGCGGCGGGGTGCCAGGCCCGAGTAGGGACTACGCAATTCGCGGTACGGGGTACTTAGGTAGTCCTGGGAGGCGCCCCGGGCCCGGGTGGTGCGAGAATAGACCAGGCAAATGTTTCCTAAATAAGGCGGAGGTGGGAACGTGAACAATGGCGTCCCTCTGACTGATGTGGAAGTCCTCCGGATCCGGAACGACTTCCCGCTCCTGGCGCATCCGGTGAACGGGCGGGAGCTCGTCTACCTCGACTCGGGGGCCACGAGCCAGAACCCCCTGAGCGTGCTGGAAGCCGAGCAGGAGTTCTACGAACAGCGGAATTCCGCCGTGCACCGCGGCGCACACACCCTGGCGGCCCATGCCACGCTCGCCTTCGAGGACGCCCGCGCCACGGTGGCGGAGTTCGTCGGGGCGCGCGAGGAGGAGATCGTCTGGACCTCCAACGCCACCGCCGGCCTCAACCTCCTCGCCTACGCCTTCTCCAACGCGAGCGTGGGGGAGGTGGCCCCCGAGGCCCGCCGCTTCGCGCTCGGTCCCGGGGACGAGATCGTCGTCACCGAGATGGAGCACCACGCCAATCTGGTGCCGTGGCAGGAGCTCTGCCGCCGGACCGGCGCCACCCTCCGGCACATTCCGCTGACCGACGAGGGCACCCTGGACCTGGACGAGGCCGCCCGCGTGATCACCGCCAGGACCCGCGTCCTCGCGTTCACCCACGTCTCGAACGTCCTCGGCACCATCAACCCGGTGGCGCACCTCGTGGGCCTGGCCCGCGCGGTGGGCGCACTGGTGGTCCTGGACGCCTGCCAGTCCGCGCCGCACCTGCCGCTCGACGTGAAGGCCCTCGACGTGGACTTCGCCGTCTTCTCCGGCCACAAGATGCTCGGCCCCACCGGCATCGGCGCCCTGTACGGCCGCCAGGAACTCCTGGACGCCCTGCCGCCAGTGACGACCGGCGGATCGATGATCACCACCGTGACGATGGAGCACTCGGGGTACCTCCCGGCGCCGCAGCGTTTCGAGGCCGGCACCCAGCCGGTCTCGCAGGCCATCGCGATGGCCGCGGCCGCGCGGTATCTGATGGAGACGGGGATGGACCGCGTCCACGCCCGGGAGGAGGTCCTCGCACAGCGCATGCTCGAGGGCCTGGCCCGCATCCCCGGCGTCCGCACACTCGGCCCGGCCGCCGGCGTCGAGCGCGCCGCGCTGGTCTCGTTCGACGTGGAAGGCGTGCACGCGCACGACGTCGGACAGTACCTGGACGCCCAGGGCATCGCCGTCCGCGTGGGTCACCACTGCGCGCAGCCCCTGCACCGGCGCTACGGCCTCTCGGCGTCGACGCGCGCCAGCGCCTACCTGTACACCACCGAGGGCGAGGTGGACGCCTTCCTCGAGGGTGTCGCCGGTGTCCGCGGATTCTTCGGAGTGAAGTGATGAGTTCTCTCGAATCGCTGTACCAGCAGACCATCCTGGAACACGCCAAGGCCCGTCACGGCGGGAGCCTGAGCGAAGTCGCCGCCTGTGAGACCTCGTGGCCCGCGGGCACCGGTCAGTGCCATCAGCTGAACCCGGTATGCGGCGACGAGATCACCCTGCGCCTCTCGGTCAGCGGCGCCGAGGGTGAGCGCCGCATCGAATCCCTCGAATGGCTCGGCAACGGGTGCTCCATCTCGATGGCGTCCGCCTCGATGCTGACCGATCTGGCCGGCGAGGTCTCCTCGGTGGACGAACTCGCCACGCTGATCGAGGAGTTCCGCACCGTGCTGCGGTCCCGCGGCACGGTGGAAGGCGATCCCGAAGAACTCGGCGACGCCGCCGCGCTCTCCGGCGTTTCGAAGTTCCCGGCCCGCGTCAAGTGCGCCATGCTCGCCTGGGTGGCGGCGGAGGACGCGCTGCGTCAGGCCGTGTCGACCGCGGCCTGACGCGCCGCGCGCTTTCCCTCTCGGGCCCTCCCGCCGCGGGCTTCTCAGCCCGCCTGCGGGCGCCGGCGCTCCTTCACACGGCGGTGGTGCCTGTTCCGGAGCCGGAGCACGACGGCGCCGAGCACCGCGGCGATCACCGAGGCGGCCAGGATGGCCACCTTGGCGTGCTCGCCATGCGCTGATCCCTCGCCGCCGTGGCCTCCGCCGAAGGAGAGATCCGCGACGAGCAGGGACACCGTGAAGCCGACCCCGGTGAGCAGGGCGACGCCCACCATGTCGAGCCAGCGCACCGACTTGTCGAGCGCCACGCCGGGCAGCCGCGTCAGGGCGAAAGACGTCCCGAGCACGCCCACGAATTTGCCCACGACGAGCGCCACGACGATGCCCACCGCGACGCTGTCCGTGGCGGCCGACCGTACGCCGTCGAACCCTCCGAGCGCGACTCCCGCGGCGAAGAACGCGAACAGCGGCACGGCGAACCCGGCGCTGAAGGGCCTCAGGCCGTGCTCGAGCCGGTCCGCCAGGCCGTTCGCCGGGGCCTCCGCCGCCGAGCGCCCCAGAGGGATGGTGAAGGCCAGCAGCACTCCGGCCACCGTGGCATGGACTCCGGAGGAGTGCACGAGCACCCAGGTGAGCAGAGCGAGGGGGAGCAGCGTCCACCAGCGCGCCCATCGTCCGCCCGCCACCCGTCCGAGCGCCGCGAAGGCCGCGAGGGGGAGCAGGGCCGCCAGGAGATAGCCGATCTGAAGGGCTCCGCCGTAGAAGAGGGCGATGATGACGATCGCGATCAGGTCATCCACTACCGCGAGCGTCAGGAGGAAGGTCCGCAGCGCCGCGGGAAGATGCGAGCCGACCACGCCGAGCACGGCGAGGGCGAAGGCGATGTCCGTGGCGGTCGGGATGGCCCAGCCGGCCAGGCCCTCCGGGTTCCCGGCGTTCACCAGGACGTACAGGAGCGCCGGGACCACGACCCCGCCCACGGCCGCGGCGACCGGCACCAGGGCCTTGCGCGGGTCGCTCAGCTCGCCTTGCAGGAGTTCGCGTTTCAGTTCCAGCCCGGCCAGGAAGAAGAACACCGCGAGGAGGCCGTCGGCCGCCCAGGTGCCGAGGCTCAGATTCAGGTGCAGGCTCTCGGGCCCGACCTGGATGTCCCGCAGTTCGAAATAGGAGGCGCCCCACGGGGAGTTGGCCCAGAGCAGGGCGATCACGGTGGCGGCGAGGAGCAGGAAACCGCCGGTGGTCTCGTTGCGGAGCAGGCGCGTCACGCGCAGGCGCTCCGGGATCAGGCGGCGGGTGGTGGATGTCTGGTGCATGGATTCCTGAGGGGTCGTCGGTTCCTGACCACCGCCGCGCGCCCGGGATCGTCCCGGGTAGGCAGTGGGCCGACCAGACTTCCCGGCACACCAGAGTCCATTTTACCGCAGGTGCGGCGCCGGTCGGCCCGCTCAGCCGTCCGTAGAGGTGACGGTGAATGCGGACGCGCCCTCGCCGTCGAGCTCTCCGGGGCGGACGGGGCGACCGGACACCGCGAGCAGCAGAGCCAGGGTGCCGCCTCGCACCACCGGGGCGGAATTCACCGCCGGTGTCGACGGCTTCCAGCGGAAGTCCGCGTCCGTGGCCTCGAGAACCACGCCCGCGGCCCGATCCCTGCCGCCGCCGAAGTCGGTGGACGTCGCCAGTTGGTGCTTCAGGGCGTCGAGGAGCTGCGCCACCGGATAGTTCCGGCGCAGTCCGAGCGGGCGCCGGATGTCCTCGCCGTGGACGAACGCCTCCACGAGGCGGGTGACCCGGGGCGCGGGCGCGCTGCTGGTGCGCCCGCTCACGGCCCGGAGGTTGGCCAGGGTGACCCGGGGGTCCGCGCAGCGCTCGCGGGCGACGCCCTGCGCGTTCAGGGCGTCGAAGTCGAAACGGGCTTTGAGCAGCTCCCGAGCGAAGCCGGCCCAGGTGGTCTTGGCGTCGTTCACCAGATGGGCCACCACGTCATGGACCGTCCATCCGGGGCACAGGGAGGGGGTGTCCCAGGCGTCCGGTTCCAGCTCCGCGAGATCGGCCGCGAGTGCGCGGCGCTCCTCGTGGACGACGTTCCAGATCTCGTTCATCGCGGCCTTTCCGGTGGTCGGCGGATCGTGCTCTGATGTGCCGGGAATGCCGCTCCGACGCGCCGTCCCCCTGCCGCCGACCCTAGCAGCGCTGTGCCCTGGGCGGGAGGGGTCGCGGGCAGGTCCCCGGAAAGCCTGTTACTCTGGAGAGGTGAAGAACTGACGCAGCCTGCTGACAGCTGGCCACCTTGCCCGTTGTCCCGCTGACATCCTGTGCCGATGATTCCCGCGCCTGCCGCCCTCCGGACGTTAACGGAGGATGCACTCGGCGATCGCGCGGTGGCTGCGTCTCACCTCCCCTTTCCAGGTTCTCCTACAGGCCCTTGCTCCAGGGCCTCCGTCCGTGACGTTCTCGGTCCGGCGGCTCTCAGGAAGATCCGGTGTGAGAAGCGTGGCATGGCGGGCGGGACTTTCGTTCTGACGGAAGGACTCTCATGCATACCGTGACTCTTCAACATCTGGCGCTGGACGGCATCTCCCAGCGCTACGCCGGACGCCGTGTCCTCAGCGACATCACCTTCGCCGTCTCTCCGGGACAGCGGGTGGGTCTGATCGGGGAGAACGGTTCCGGCAAATCCACCGTGCTGCGCATCGCCGCCGGTGCCCAGCGCCCGGATGCGGGTCTGGTGCTCCGGCCGGAACGCCTGGGGTACTTCGCCCAGGAGCTCGACGCGCCTCCCGGCAGCACTGCCGGCGAGGTGCTGGACCGTGCCCAGCGCCCGGCCCTCGACGCGCTGGCCGCGCTGGAGAGCCAGGACGTGGACGCCTATGCGCAGGCTCTCGACGACGCCGAACGGCTGGGCGCCTGGAGCGCTCAGGCGCGGCGAGGGGAAGTCCTCGCCGGGCTGGGACTCTCCGGCCTCGACGAACGGACGCCCGTGGAACGGCTGTCCGGTGGGCAGCGTTCCCGGCTGGCGCTCGCGGCGCTCCTCCTGGAGGAGCCCGACGCGCTGCTCCTGGACGAGCCGAGCAATCATCTGGACGACGCCGCCGTGGCGTATCTGGAATCCGCCTTGCGCGACTGGAAGGGCCCCGTGCTCTTCGCCAGTCACGACCGCACCTTCCTGGACCGGGTGGCCACACGAATCGTGGACCTGGACCCCTTGCCGGTGCCGGCCGTGGTGCTGGCCGACGCCGCCTCACCGGGCGCCTCAGCGCCGGAGGGGGCTGCAGACGCCGCAGGTGCGGAGCCGGGCGACACGACCTCCGACAGCGGCAGCGGGCTGGGGGTCCGCCACTTCGGTGGGGACTACAGCAGCGCTCTCCGTGCGCGTCGGGACCTCATGCGGCAGTGGCGTGACCGCTACGCCGCGGAACAGGCCGAACTTCTCGCACTGCGCGAGGAGATCGAGGTGGGCGCCCGTAACGTCAACCGCAAGTCCGACCCCCGGACCGAGGCGCGGGCCTCCCGGAAGTTCTATGCCGACAAGGACGCCCGGGTCATCGCCCGCCGTGCGCGCAATGCGCGGGTCCGCCTCGAGACGCTGGAGAGCGGGAGGGTCCGGCGCCCGCCGGAGCCTCTGCGCTTCGCCGGCTTCGACCCTGCCTTCACGGCGCTGGGCGATGTGACGGCGGAAGCGGCTTCGACGACGGCGGCGCGGCCGGCGTCGTCGGGCGCGGACCTGGTGCCTGGCCGGCACGGTGACCATGACGCCGGGCCGCAGGGTCCCGCCGCGGAGTCGGTGCTCCGTGCCCACCGCGTGGCCGTCCCCGGACGGCTGGAACCGGTGTCCTTCGGGCTCGCCCCGCAGGGCAGGCTGCTCCTGACGGGAGCCAACGGCAGCGGGAAGTCGACGCTGCTGAAGGTCTTGGCCGGAGGGGTCTCGCATGAGGGCGAGATCCTCCGGTCCGACGGCGCCACCGTGGGCTATCTGGCACAGGACACCGTGTTCGACGACCCCGGCCTGAGCGCCGCCGCCTGGTACGCACGTGCCGTGGGCTACGAACGGGCCGAGAGCACACCTCTCGCATCCCTGGGGCTGCTTCCCGAGCGCGACACGGGACGGGCCCTCGGCGAGCTCAGCATCGGGCAGCAGCGGCGCGTGGCGCTCGCGGCTCTCGTGGCGGACCCGCCGAGAGTGCTCCTCCTGGACGAGCCGAGCAACCACCTGTCCTTGGCCCTGGTCGAGGAACTCGAGGAGGCGCTGGAGAGCTTCGCCGGAGCCGTCGTGATCGCGACCCACGACCGCTGGCTGCGCACGCGCTGGCGCGAACGGAACGTCCCGGAGATCAGCCTCGGCTGAGCCGGAGGCGGCGTCGCCCGTTCCGGTCCCTGTCGTGCCGTGACCGGTGCGTCATCACCGCCGAAACAGCGAGTTCCCGTCGAAACAGTGCGTTAAACACACGGTTTCGACGGGAACTCACTGTTTCAGCGGAATCAGGTCCGTCCGGTGCAGGTGGAGCGGCTCGGGGTTGCTCGGGAATCAGTGGCTTTCGAGCCAGGACTGCGCCTGCTGAGCCTGCAGGTTGAGGGCCTTGCCGACTAGGGGCTCGGCCGCGCCGGCGATCTTGCCGCCCAGGAACGGGATGGAGGACGTCACTTCGCCTTCGACGTCGATCCGGGTCTGACCGTCCACCGGGACGAGCTTCTGCAGAGCGGAGGCGCTCACGGGTGCGCCGCTGATCGAGATCTGGATGTCGGCCTGGCGGCTGCCGTCCTCCAGGGGAGCGGTCCACGACTCACGCTGCGTCACGGTGAGGGCCTCACCCACCACCTTGCGGGCGATCTCGGGAAGACGGGTGGTCGGGACCGTGCGCACCACGGTGGCCGTGAAGGCGGCGGCCGTGTCGCCCTCGATGGTGAAAGCCTCCAGGGTGCCCCCCACGAGTTCGCTCACGTGGCGGACGAAGTTCTCGTCGACCAGAACGGCCGCCACCTCCGGCAGTCCGAAGGGCACGGTGGTCGAAGCGTTCAGGGCCATGGATCCTCCAAGGTAGGGTGCGCCCACGCGGTCTGCGGGGCCTCCACCATGGTAGGCGGGTTCCTGTGAATCCGGGTCTTCAGGGGATTCACAGGCGCCGGAGATTGGCCAGATCGGACCGTATGCCCTACGCTCTATAAAGGTTTGATAACGAACCCAGCCGCCGGAGATCTGATCCGGCGGAGACAACGCCCGCTGAGGACTCCCTGTCCACGGGCTGAATATGCCGGGTCACTGCCGTCCACCGACCGCCACCGTCTGTGCCGTGACCACGTCCTGACCTCAAGACGTCAGGGGCCGGTGGCGTACGAGGATTTCCGGGGACGGAATGAGTACCGGTGGAGCCCCGAGCATTTGGAAATCATGAAGCAGAACGCAATCTCCCTGGCTACCCGTCGCTCTCTTGCAGTCGTCGCCGCTTCCGGCGCGATCCTCGGTGGAGTCGCCCTCGCGGCTCCCGCGGCGAATGCAGCCGGCGAGTCCACCTGGGATGCACTGGCTCAGTGCGAGTCGGGTGGCAACTGGTCCATCAACACGGGCAACGGCTACTACGGTGGCCTGCAGTTCGACCAGAGCACGTGGCAGGCCTACGGCGGCACCGGTTCCGCCGCCCAGGCCTCCAAGTCCCAGCAGATCGCCGTCGCCGAGAAGGTCCAGGCGAACCAGGGCTGGGGCGCCTGGCCGTCCTGCTCCGCCCAGCTGGGCCTCTCGGGCAACGGCGGCGGTTCCGCCGCTGCGGCCCCGGCCCCGGCGCAGAACACCCAGATCCAGGCCCAGGGTCAGTACACCCAGCAGGCCCCTGAGCAGGCTCCCGTGGAGCAGGCCCCGGTCCAGCAGGCTCCTGTCGAGCAGACGCAGCCCGCTCCGCGCCACGCGGCCGAGGTCCCCGTGACCGGTGAGACCTACACGGTCAAGTCCGGCGACACCCTCGCCAAGATCGCGCAGAAGCTCGGTCTGAAGGGCGGCTGGGAGCTCCTGGCCGATGCCAACGCGAACACCGTGACCGACGTGAACCTGATCTTCCCGGGTCAGGAGCTGCAGATCCCCGCCGAGTAATCGGCAGCGGTTCTCCGGCACAGGACTCCTCCCGGCCCGCCCCTCGCGAGAGATCGGGGCCGGGAGGGATCCCGCGTTGCGGATTACACTGGAAACACCCGGTACTTTCCCAAGTCCCGGGTGTTTGTGTTGTCCGGAATGGTCCGTGGCGACGCCCCTTCACCGAGCCCGCCAGGAAAGCAGCAGCCCGCATGAGTCCTCGCACCGCATCCGCCACGTCCTCCCAGAACCCCGCCGTGTTCCAGGCACAGCTCGCGGGCATCCGCACCGTCCTGGCTGAAGACCCGGCCTTCGGGAACCTGCGGGTGTCCGCGGCCCAGGGCACCCGGCGCAGCGACGACTTCCACCTGGGTGCGCCGAGCGGCCTCAACCCCGTGGTCATCGCCGAGCTGGTGGACGGGCTCAAGGAGCTGGACTCCGAGAGGCGCGACGCCGGTGCCGCTGCTTCCGCGGCCACGGCGCCCGCCGTCGTGCTCGCCGTGACGGCGACGGGGCGGGAGGCGGAGGACCTGGCCGCCGCCCTGCGCGCCTACCTTCCCGAGGACGAGGTGGCCGAGTTCCCCAGCTGGGAGACGCTGCCTCATGAGCGGCTCTCGCCGCGTTCGGACACGGTCGGGCGCCGCCTGACCGTGCTGCGCCGACTGGCCCACCCGGAGGCGTTCGCCACCCCGCTGCGCGTCGTCGTGGCGCCCGTGCGCGCCGTCGTCCAGCCGATCGTGGCCGGCCTCGGCGACCTGGAACCCGTCACGGTGCGAGTCGGCGCGGAGGAGCCGTTCGAAGATCTCGTCCGCCGCCTCGCCGCCGCGGCGTACGCCCGCGTGGACATGGTGACGCACCGGGGTGAGTTCGCCGTCCGCGGCGGGATCCTCGACGTCTTCCCGCCCACAGAGAACCACCCCATCCGCATCGAGTTCTTCGGCGACGAGGTCGAGCAGATGCGCTACTTCGCGGTCGCCGACCAGCGCTCCCTCTCCGTGGGCGACGGCGTCGTGCACCCCGAGGTCCTGTGGGCCCCGCCGTGCCGCGAACTGCTCATCACGCCGTCCGTCATGTCCCGCGCCGCGAAGCTGCAGAAGAGCATGCCCGGTGCCGCGGACATGCTGGAGAAGAT
Above is a window of Arthrobacter sp. Y-9 DNA encoding:
- a CDS encoding right-handed parallel beta-helix repeat-containing protein is translated as MANPSSNHALNTSPEPRGQRAKHRAARRRIPAVLALAGLLGGGLLTVSAPGAAEAAEPACTVTVAPGTEIADVVNAKPQGAVICLAAGRHTVNRTISPKAQQELRGLPGSILDGAKQLTAWTLYQPAGQPARWQSRGNLPAAYTGPGQCETAGSTTCNLAEDLFYDGARLRRVNSLAAVVPGTFFADYASNTLTVGSTPVSHSVRMARLQTAISSTQAGVKLTGLTVQHFANRSQRGAVVVSGTDWRVTGNTVSDNHGVGIVADQAVRPQILNNTVVRNGQLGVTLYRTSSATVTGNTVNGNNTAGYWIADWESGGIKTTYSSALIQRNTVSGNLGIGIWADVQSDGITVDANTISGNYADGVRYEISRHGVITNNTVTDNAKRMGRGGGTGLWSGAGIDVNTSSNVTITGNVLRGNLNGVSLQARNRGTSSWGTYLLRTVTVSGNTVDMGAGSPATAATGIVATPDRILTPSAAGIAFSRNSYTLATSTQKGFNKVNALVTYPGWKSAGFDSTASVAYLR
- a CDS encoding CDP-alcohol phosphatidyltransferase family protein; its protein translation is MGIQGTQSGRGEDHGIAASLQILKGKQKTSKGASAYVRFFNRPFGRVLAAVSHRLGLTPNIVTAISALATFGGLAVLAFSPVTPVTGLLVAALLVLGYAFDSADGQLARLRGGGSFAGEWLDHVVDAAKMSLFHLVVLFAWARTGTESGLWLVLPGAYAFLAAFFFCTIMLTDQLRRAHRGSSGMRLAGEGSSSVLYSLAVLPTEYGVLACVFVLWGWPAVFQWVYLALFVCNALFLCLALPKWYRELAGFGRT
- a CDS encoding GDP-L-fucose synthase, which translates into the protein MILGETPGTDDAAQADIGILDRDAPFYVAGHRGLIGSAIWRRLERAGFTHLIGVPSSELDLLDRTAVEDFFAEHQPRHVALAAAKVGGIQANNDFPVDFLSENLRIQGNVMDSAVRQRVHKLLFLGSSCIYPRFAPQPIPEDALLTGKLEVTNDAYAVAKIAGIQYVKAVRRQYGLPWISAMPSNLYGPGDNFRPGVSHVLPALIMRYRQARDDGVDTVTNWGTGTPLREFLYADDCADACLFLLDNYDGGRHLNVGTGSEISIKDLAALIADVVGYEGKTVWDATKPDGTPRKMMDVSRLTGLGWRARTGLREGVERTVQWLDAHEEEARTA
- the gmd gene encoding GDP-mannose 4,6-dehydratase; translation: MARRAFIAGITGQDGSYLAELLLLKGYEVHGLIRRTSAFNTARIDHLYVDPHESDARLFLHYGDMDDGARLVTLLAQIQPDEVYNLAAQSHVRVSFDEPIHTGNTTGLGTSRFLEAVRLAGVDTRFYQASTSEMFGASPPPQNEETPFYPRSPYGAAKVYSYWMTRNYREAYGMFAVNGILFNHESPRRGATFVTRKITRAVASIASGKADRLYLGNLDAIRDWGYAAEYVEGMWRMLQVDTPQDYVLATSTPTTVQQFLEYAFGSVGLHWRDHVEFDERYLRPTEVDSLIGDPTNAQVDLGWKASVGAEDLARLMVAHDLAELGSPQGHLVDQVTLPSWNASLELT
- a CDS encoding SufS family cysteine desulfurase — its product is MNNGVPLTDVEVLRIRNDFPLLAHPVNGRELVYLDSGATSQNPLSVLEAEQEFYEQRNSAVHRGAHTLAAHATLAFEDARATVAEFVGAREEEIVWTSNATAGLNLLAYAFSNASVGEVAPEARRFALGPGDEIVVTEMEHHANLVPWQELCRRTGATLRHIPLTDEGTLDLDEAARVITARTRVLAFTHVSNVLGTINPVAHLVGLARAVGALVVLDACQSAPHLPLDVKALDVDFAVFSGHKMLGPTGIGALYGRQELLDALPPVTTGGSMITTVTMEHSGYLPAPQRFEAGTQPVSQAIAMAAAARYLMETGMDRVHAREEVLAQRMLEGLARIPGVRTLGPAAGVERAALVSFDVEGVHAHDVGQYLDAQGIAVRVGHHCAQPLHRRYGLSASTRASAYLYTTEGEVDAFLEGVAGVRGFFGVK
- the sufU gene encoding Fe-S cluster assembly sulfur transfer protein SufU, encoding MSSLESLYQQTILEHAKARHGGSLSEVAACETSWPAGTGQCHQLNPVCGDEITLRLSVSGAEGERRIESLEWLGNGCSISMASASMLTDLAGEVSSVDELATLIEEFRTVLRSRGTVEGDPEELGDAAALSGVSKFPARVKCAMLAWVAAEDALRQAVSTAA